From the genome of Drosophila melanogaster chromosome 2L, one region includes:
- the l(2)34Fc gene encoding lethal (2) 34Fc, isoform A, with product MFRLLVLAACLAISVHAYSDGAPKAACRDLTPQHGAKLQVTKPPYSISGPSHVRSDQKLTLTLGGDEFLGFMIQARDGQNRVVGQFQVVDSVHSQTLDCSGKDDTITHLSAQKGKPLTGITFDWIPPAGYKGNVKFMATVVQTGFVYWVGRVTKDIDVE from the exons ATGTTCCGTTTGTTGGTTCTTGCGGCCTGCCTGGCCATCAGTGTCCACGCCTACTCCGATGGTGCTCCAAAG GCCGCCTGTCGTGACCTGACGCCCCAGCACGGAGCCAAGCTGCAGGTGACCAAGCCGCCGTACAGCATCTCCGGACCCTCCCATGTGCGCTCGGATCAAAAGCTGACCCTGACGCTGGGCGGCGATGAGTTCCTTGGCTTCATGATCCAGGCACGCGATGGCCAGAACCGCGTCGTCGGCCAGTTCCAGGTGGTGGACTCCGTGCACTCGCAGACCTTGGACTGCTCCGGCAAGGACGACACCATCACCCATCTGAGTGCGCAAAAGGGCAAGCCGCTGACCGGCATCACCTTCGACTGGATTCCGCCAGCAGGCTACAAGGGCAACGTCAAGTTCATGGCCACCGTGGTGCAGACCGGATTCGTTTACTGGGTGGGTCGCGTCACAAAAGACATCGATGTGGAGTAG
- the CG43052 gene encoding uncharacterized protein, translated as MGAEQSALLACTQTGIHEDRLEMDNSKLFFQLYFDRMPQPVTGPVTEALLHLVDKVNVAGANNADETQSIKDECNSGESDTISVLSNDSEVSTPSLDVEIEPIQIAEFEPIDQYNMPIEETDQTYTLPLLK; from the exons ATGGGAGCAGAGCAATCGGCATTGTTGGCCTGCACTCAGACGGGCATCCATGAGGATCGCCTGGAAATGGATAACTCAAAGTTGTTCTTTCAATTGTACTTTGATAGGATGCCCCAGCCTGTGACGGGTCCCGTGACAGAAGCGCTGCTCCACTTGGTGGATAAAGTGAATGTGGCTGGGGCTAATAATG CTGATGAAACCCAATCGATCAAGGACGAATGTAATAGCGGGGAAAGCGACACCATATCGGTGCTCAGTAATGACAGTGAAGTCTCGACACCAAGTTTGGATGTGGAAATAGAGCCCATACAGATAGCCGAATTTGAGCCGATAGATCAATACAATATGCCTATTGAGGAAACCGATCAGACATATACGCTACcattgttaaaataa